The stretch of DNA aaacttctgacaaacttctgacaacCACTGACAAACTCCTGACAACTACTGAtaaactactgacaaacttctgatAAACtttgacaaacttctgacaactactgacaaactcCTGATAAACtttgacaaacttctgacaactactgacaaacttctgatAAACTTTGACAAACTCCTGATAAACtttgacaaacttctgacaactactgacaaacttctgatAAACTTTGACAAACTTCTGATAAACTAAACCCCCTCAGGCCTGAAACAACATCAATACGtctttcattaaaatataaagtttccattcattcaattaaaaaacgTTGTTATATACCATGAAGATAAAAACACTTTATTATAACACATGAATATAAATAGTTTGATGACAGTAACAgtcaataacaatattaataataatgtgtataataatactaatgatggtgtagtgtgtgtgtcaggtgtgctCTCCTGCAGAACGAGGACAAAGACACAGGGTGTGGTGCACAGAGACAACTAAacaaatggtgtgtgtgtgtgtgtgtgtgtgtgtgtgtgtgtgtgtgtgtgtgtgtgtgtgtgtgtgtgtgtgtgtgtgtgtgtgtgtgtgtgtgtgtgtgtgtgtgtgtgtgtgtgtgtgtgtgtgtgtgtgtgtgtgtgtgtgtgtgtgtgcgcgcgcgcgcgcgcaaatCTTACCAACAGGTGATTGGACTATGATCGTGTGAGGAAGATAGATAGATTgggctaaccctaaccccccataaatagttactttatttatcctaagctgggaaattccggtgtaaaagcagcacgtttcacacagcacacattcaaaatatatataatttctacacaaataaatgtacaatatacgaattgcaaaaaatatagagaataagaataatagatttaaagaatttacatgaaatagtaACAGTGGAAAGAGtacagtagtacaatcagttaccagtagtgtaCAGAGTACAaaggtaacatgaaggtgcaaatgtgctgggatttatgtttaatgtttagcTTAAACAGactccagtcttttttttctgtcagtcagaGCTGAGGAAATGATGACGTCATTACCTTAACCAGGCGATGACGCcaatatttaattcaattcaaacgTCACCACTTCATCATGACGGAGACTTTCACCCAAAGAACCTGTTGGTGATTTTTGCAaatcaagacacacacactacacacacacacacacacacacaaacacacacacacacacacactgatttgtttaacacacacctgaacaaacacacacatacaggtgtgtgtgtgtgtgtgtgtttagtgtgcGTCTGGTGTGTGTGAAGCAATCACAGCCTCAGTAGCGGatcatcctccttcttctccgattcacttcctgttgcgtCAGGGAGCAGCTGTGACTTGGTGCAGACCTGTTCagactctgctctgattggctgacggCGTTGGGTCTCTGAGGAAAACCAGATGTTTctgttcacagtttgtgtctCTTCTTGTAGAAGAGGTGAACAGGACAGAGGCGCCATGACGACGGCAACATGTTTATAACAACAACGTGTCCTCAGATCCGGTCTGGACTCAGACCAGGTCTGCACTCAGGGATCAGGTCTGTTGTGGTCTCTGGGTTCAGTGACCCTCAGCTCGTCTCAGTTTGATCagttatgtttgttttcagactgaTGACTCCATGTTTCCTCAGCtggtcacacatacacacagacacacactacacacacacacacagatttagatttaaaaaacaatgatgttGTTTAAAACGAGACTTCAGCCTGGgaacatgaataattcatatcATGGGTCTTTAAACCTCACTGACCTATGACCTTTTCTAAAGATCTGATTAGATTgttgaggtcaaaggtcactgtgatcTCAATAACATGTCGAGTTCAGACACTAATATTGACATGTCCCGAAGGTCGAAGGTTACTGAGACCTCACACTGTCGATGTTTTGTGTCCTCAGTCAGTTGATCGATCCAGATGTTGCGTCTGATCCAGATGTTGTATGACCTCAGTCGGTTGATCGATCCAGATGTTGCGTCTGATCCAGATGTTGTATGTCCTCAGTCGGTTGATCGATCTAGATGTTGTGTCTGATCCAGATGTTGTGCGTCCTCAGTCGGTTGATCGATCCAGATGTTGTGTCTGATCCAGATGTTGTGCGTCCTCAGTCGGTTGATCGATTCCAGATGCTGTGTCTGATCCAGATGTTGTGCGTCCTCAGTCGGTTGATCGATTCCAGATGCTGTGTCTAATCCAGATGTTGTGTTCTCAGTCAGTTGATCGATTCCAGATGTTGTCTGATACAGATGTTGTGTCCTCAGTGGGTTGATCGATCCAGATGTTGTGTGTCCACAGTCGGTCCCCTGCGGGTGGAGTTCAACATGCCGGTGACTCTGGATCAGATCAAGAGGATCAACCCGGACCTGGGGCCCGGCGGACGCTTCAGACCCAGAAGCTGCGTCGCGCTGCAGAAAGTCGCTGTCATTATCCCGTTCAGGAAACGTGACGAACACCTGAAGTACTGGCTCTTCTACCTGCACCCCATCCTGCAGAGGCAACAGCTGGACTACGGAGTCTATGTCATCAAccaggtgagtgtgtgggtgtgtgatgatgatgatgatgatgatgatgacttgTTACATCGCAGATCGTCACACGTTTTCTCTTCAGTAAAATACTTTAATCTGAACAGAAAAAACGTAATCTCTGAAACTGATGTCACTTTATATTTACAGAGTTTTACAGTGTCGATGAATCTGAAACACTGAGTTGACCTGTTTGAGCTCAGATTATCTCAGATTTCATCACACTCCCTGTTCCCTCTGAGAAAGAAGAACGAGACCGACACCATTATTAAACTAATAATTCATCAGTTAGTGATGGATGTTCTGTGAACTGAGGGAGTGTCGGGGACAAGGTCCTGGAAACATCCTGGAAACGGTCCtgacctgagtgtgtgtggagcttCAGATTGTTCAAACAGCGTCACAGGGAGTTTTCACCGCTGTGGTCTCACTCTCTGACGTCTGGGACCGGGATTTTTTAAGGAACGGGTTCTTGTAAGGACAGGGTTCTCGTAGGGACCGTGATCTCGTAGGGACCGGGATCTCGTTGGGACCAGGATCTCATTGGGACCGGGTTCTCGTAAGGACAGGGTTCTCGTAGGGACAGTGATCTCGTTGGGACCGGGATCTCGTTGGGACCGGGTTCTCGTAAGGACAGGGTTCTCGTAGGAACAGTGATTTCGTTGGGACCGGGTTCTCGTAGGGACCGGGCTTTCATAGGGACCGGGATCTCGTTGGGACCGGGTTCTCGTAGGGACCGGGTTCTCGTAGGGACCGGGATCTCGCTGGGACCGGGATCTCGTTGGGCCGGGTTCTCGTAAGGACAGGGTTCTCGTAGGAACAGTGATTTCGTTGGGACCGGGTTCTCATAGGGACCGGGATCTCGTTGGGACCGTGATCTCGTAGGGACCGTGATCTCGTAGGGACCGGGTTCTCGTTGGGACCGGGTTCTCGAAGGGACCGGGTTCTCGTAGGGACCGGGATCTCGTTGGGACCGGGATCTCGTTGGGACCGGGTTCTCGTAGGGACCGGGATCTCGTTGGGACCGGGATCTCGTTGGGACCGGGTTCTCGTAGGgtccaggggtctcatttataaattTGCGCGTCCCCCTCCCATACAGGCGCATCCCCCTCCCATACAGGCGCGTCCACCTACCCcacaggcgtgtccccctcccccacaggcgtgtccccctcccctacaggcgcgtccccctcccccacagacgtgtccccctcccctacaggcgcgTCCCCCTCCCATACAGGCACGTCCACCTACCCcacaggcgtgtccccctcccctacaggcgcgtccccctcccccacaggcgcgtccccctcccccacaggcGCGTCCCCCTCCCATACAGGCgcgtccccctcccccacaggcgcgtccccctcccctacaggcgcgTCCACCTACCCCACAGGCGCGTCCACCTACCCCACAGGCGCCTCTACCTACCCcacaggcgtgtccccctcccctacaggcgcaTCCCCCTCCCATACAGGCgcgtccccctcccccacaggcgcgtccccctcccccacaggcgtgtccccctcccccacaggcgtgtccccctcccctacaggcgcgtccccctcccccacagacgtgtccccctcccctacaggcgcgTCCCCCTCCCATACAGGCACGTCCACCTACCCcacaggcgtgtccccctcccctacaggcgcgtccccctcccccacaggcgcgtccccctcccccacaggcGCGTCCCCCTCCCATACAGGCgcgtccccctcccccacaggcgcgtccccctcccctacaggcgcgTCCACCTACCCCACAGGCGCGTCCACCTACCCCACAGGCGCCTCTACCTACCCcacaggcgtgtccccctcccctacaggcgcaTCCCCCTCCCATACAGGCgcgtccccctcccccacaggcgcgtccccctcccccacaggcACGTCCACCTCCCCCACAGGCgcgtccccctccctacaggcgtgtccacctccctacaCGGGTGGATTGCAACAGGTGTGCGTACACatggttttataagtctgaatattttttggctAACGACTTTTGAGCTTGTGGGCGCACGTACACTTTCAGTCaggatcctacgcacagtttaataaatgagaccccaggtcTGTACTCAACCAGTGGATCATGTGACTCtttaaatcttcttcttctcacagatctgttgtttgtttgtttgggacTGTAACTCACAGttgttcttctttctcctgtctgtcctttctcctcttcttcctcttccacctcctcctctaacTCCTCTGTTGTAGTTTCCTCCTcacacccctcctccttctgcatGTCAGGCATTTCTGACCAATGGTTGTGGTCGCTGGAGACACTGAGACCCGCTCCCTGCTGTGTCTCAGCCAATAGCAGCTGGTGTTGGCTGAGTGGTCGCTCTGGTAAAcaggtttcttcttcttcttcttcttctgtcttgtctgtttgtgtttctgtcttcagGATACGAACCAGAGCTCAACTGTCTGTCACACTGCAGCTAACATGTTAACACACATGTTAACACACGTGTCTTAACATATGTGTTAACTTGTTGCCTCGTTTGTCTCTGTGACTGACAACATCCCGTCCCTCTACATTCTGACGTTGTGTTGCTTTAACCGTGTCAATGTGAACTCGTCTGTACTAACTCTTTGTGTTCACTCTGAAGAGTTGACGtctgaacatgaaacatgatcCGACTGAGGAGAACGAGTCTCGATGAGCTCACCGCTCCCCGTGATGTGGGCGGAGTCTCTGGGGATCAGATCTGTAGCGGGTTAGAGGTCGTCAGGACacacgtgacctttgacctctggtgGTGGCTCCTGTGTGTTTGAAGGGCAGGAGCTGCTCAGACTGAACATGTGGAGGTGCCCACATACTTCTGGCCTTTACTGTCCATGTCCCAGGGTGTAAAGTGTGTTTCTTGCTGGGCTCAGGACGGAGACGTGGTCTTTAACCGGGCCAAGCTGCTGAACGTGGGCTACATGGAGGCGCTGAGGGAGTACGACTACGACTGTTTCATCTTCAGCGACGTGGACCTGATCCCCATGGACGACCGCAACACTTACAGGTGCTTCAGTCAGCCGCGACACCTGTCGGTGTCAATGGACAAGTTCGGCTTCAGGTGAGACGAGGCCCAGGGCCCGGTCAAACAAAGTTCTGATGAAACAATAACAGCAGTGATTAATGTCAACTTACTAAACTAAACTGAGTACAGGGTACAGGTGGGTCCTGCTCAGGTTGGTCGGTTTCAGGTGACCTGGTGTCAGTGGGCCTGTCGGGTCGATGTGGCTCCACTGGGACTTgaagttcacttcctgtcacgaggggaaagagtttttttgttcagaaaGTGATGTGaaaaaccacagaggaagagatcTTCTCTGACACACCACCATCTGCCTGatcctcacttcctgtttcctgttgtcacacacacacacacacacacacacacacacacacacacacacacacacacacacacatacataaacacacgctggtcgtcgagtcgagactgataagaaccaatcagaagagaacgtgggcgtcTGTGTTTCCACACGTCTCTGATTCAGAGGCCGGAACCCCAGTGCCAGgagtaaccatagcaacagtggtGATCTTTAAAAGTGTGTTTCCTGCAGGCTGCCGTACAACCAGTACTTCGGAGGCGTCTCGTCGATGAGCAAAGAACAATATCTGAAGATCAACGGCTTCCCCAACAACTACTGGGGctggggaggagaggacgacgacATCTACAACAGGTACGACGGTCTGCTAACGCGAGCTAACGTGAGCTAATCTGTGTACAGTGTGAATTATGATCAGCttcactctgacctctgacctcctgttCTGCGGATCAGTGGGACGATGTCGTCTCACTGAGAGAACAGTTCATGTCAGTGTTGTTCAGTCGCAGCTGTAGCATCCATCCACCGTTTCCTGTCACCAGTGAGCTTGGCTCAGGACACActggtgcatgctgggaaaccATGTGGAAACCATGTGGACTCCTGATAACGCAGGATGAGGGCGTTGTCACGCTGACTCAGCATCTCGTTCTGTTTGCAGAATTCCTgttcagtgaaaataaaaacgtGTGTGATCACTGCAGCTGGTCTGAGATCAGCAGTTTCCTcatcagctggtgtgtgtgtgtcgtgtgtgtcgTGTTCCCAGGTTGGCGTCTAAAGGAATGTCCATCTCCAGGCCCGACGGCGAGGTTGGAAAGTGTCGGATGATCCGAcacgagagagacagacagaacgAGCCGAACCCTCAGAGGTAAATCTGCTCCCTCCTCAGTGTCCGGTGAAAACACTGAATGAATGGAGGCACACGCACCAAAAGGAGATATGTCGCCACCGACAGGCGAACAAATGAAACGAACCTTGATGAGTTTGTTTCTTCTGCTTCAGGTTCGACCGCATCGCTCA from Scophthalmus maximus strain ysfricsl-2021 chromosome 9, ASM2237912v1, whole genome shotgun sequence encodes:
- the b4galt1l gene encoding beta-1,4-galactosyltransferase 1 is translated as MPADSVRFTLLHRTCKLVVLLCLLHLSVTVVFYVRSLDLRAPVVQNQQPHINQTVTPKHDQDRDQDRDRDQDRDQDQDHDHVETLETLKKLEKCPETSPLLVGPLRVEFNMPVTLDQIKRINPDLGPGGRFRPRSCVALQKVAVIIPFRKRDEHLKYWLFYLHPILQRQQLDYGVYVINQDGDVVFNRAKLLNVGYMEALREYDYDCFIFSDVDLIPMDDRNTYRCFSQPRHLSVSMDKFGFRLPYNQYFGGVSSMSKEQYLKINGFPNNYWGWGGEDDDIYNRLASKGMSISRPDGEVGKCRMIRHERDRQNEPNPQRFDRIAHTRDTMYKDGINSLSYKVVKIEKFDLFTKVTVDVGKP